The following is a genomic window from Aquificota bacterium.
AGGTCGGATATATAATCACCGTTAAGGTTTTGAGTAATTATCACATCGTAGGCCTCAGGCCTTAGGACCAACTGCATTAACATCTGGTCTGTTATAACCCTTACCATCAAAACCTGTCCTTCCTTTGGCTCACCCTCCGTTATAACCCTTCCTTCAAACTCTGGCTCCTTTGCCACCTCAAAGGCCCAGTTCATAAAGGCTCCTTCCGTGGCCTTCATTATGTTCCCTTTTCCTACCACAGCCACCACCTTCTTGTTGTTTTCCAAAGCCCACCTTAAGGCCTTCCTCACGTGCCTTTTTGTCTTGTATTCGCTCATAGGCTTTACCGTTATACCGCAATCCTCGGGAAGAGCATACTCAGAAACGCCCATCTCTTTTATAAAGAACTCCCTCACCTTTTGTGTGTTTTCTGCCCTTGGCATGTATTCTATGCTCATATAAACGTCGTCAGAGTTTTCCCTAAAGACTGCCACATTGACCCTTTCGGGGTTTGGTATGGGTGCAGGCTGTCCAAGCCAATAGACTGGCCTTATGGCAGAGTAAAAGTCCATAGATTGGCGAAGGATGGCATTGAGAGACTTTCCACCCTTTCCCACGGGCGTGCCAAGAGGTCCCTTTATGGAGACTATGGCGGTCTTTAACACCTCAAGGGTCTCCTCTGGCATACGCTTGCCCGTTTTCTCCTCAGCCTTATCACCCGCAAGGAGTTCAACCCAGTATATTCTTCTCTTTCCTCCATAGGCCCTCTCTACAGCCGTGTTTACCACATGTATCATGGCAGGTGCGATCTCTGGACCTATGCCATCCCCTTCAATGTAAGGGACTATGGGATTGTCCGGCACCTCAAGGCTCTTATCCTCTTTAAGTTTTATAAACTGACCTTCCTGTGGTATGTTTGCCTTTCCTTCCCAAAGATACACATTGTCCCACTTCATACCTGCACCTCTTGAGTTTTTTAAGGAAGAAAATTTTACCACAGAAATTATATGATTTATATCATGTTGAAATGACGTGAATTTTATGTTATATTATCAATCGGTACGCCTCCTTCCCTCGTGCGCCTTCATAGCACACTTCTTGGGGCCTTTCCCCTTCCCTTCTTCCTACTCTATATAACACCTAAAAGGTCTAACATCTACAGTGCAATAGGCTCTGTAGCTGTCAGATCCCTCAATGTAAGCTACTATAACACCTTGGGACAAAAGGCCAGAATTACTGCAGACAGGAGTGGTCAATACACTTATTTTTACATTCCCACCGGCCACTTGATTG
Proteins encoded in this region:
- a CDS encoding NADP-dependent isocitrate dehydrogenase, producing the protein MKWDNVYLWEGKANIPQEGQFIKLKEDKSLEVPDNPIVPYIEGDGIGPEIAPAMIHVVNTAVERAYGGKRRIYWVELLAGDKAEEKTGKRMPEETLEVLKTAIVSIKGPLGTPVGKGGKSLNAILRQSMDFYSAIRPVYWLGQPAPIPNPERVNVAVFRENSDDVYMSIEYMPRAENTQKVREFFIKEMGVSEYALPEDCGITVKPMSEYKTKRHVRKALRWALENNKKVVAVVGKGNIMKATEGAFMNWAFEVAKEPEFEGRVITEGEPKEGQVLMVRVITDQMLMQLVLRPEAYDVIITQNLNGDYISDLASALVGGPGFVPSGNIGDGYALFESTHGTAYDIAGKGMANPLSLTLSGAMMLEYLGWKEPAELIYQAVRRAIGDRLGTPDIANGFRKMGLEAKELSTFDFAKAIAERIG